The Oncorhynchus masou masou isolate Uvic2021 chromosome 2, UVic_Omas_1.1, whole genome shotgun sequence genomic sequence cacaatcagctcctttgtcttgctcacattgaggaagaggttgttgtcatagtaccacactgccagttctctgacctcctccctataggctgtttcatcgttgtcggtgatcaggcctaccactgttgtgtcatcagcaaacttaatgatggtgttggagtcgtgtttagctacgcagtcatgtgtgaacagggagtacaggaggggactaagtacacacccctgagagtccccagtgttgaggatcagcatggcagacgcctacccttaccacctggggcggcccgtcaggaagtccagggtccaattgcagagggaggtgtttagtcctaggatccttagcttagtgatgagctttgtgggcactatggtgttgaacgctgagctgtcttcaatgaacagcattattgcataggtgttccttttgtccaggtgggcaagggcagtgtggagtgcgattgagattaccccatctgtggatctgttggggtggtatgcgaattggagtgggtctagggtatccgggaggatgctgttgatgtgagtcatgaccagcctttcaaagcacttcatggctacccaTGTGAGCGCTAtggggcagtaatcatttaggcaggttaccttctcttCCTTGGGCTTAGGGACTATGGtgctctgcttgaaacatgtaggtattacagactcagttagggagaggttaaaaatgtcagggaagacacttgacagttggtccatgCATGCTTTGAGttcatgtcctggtaatccatctggccccgcggctttgtgaatgttgacctgtttaaaagtcttgctcacatcggctactgagaacattatcacacagtcatccagaacagctggtgctctcgtgcgtgcttcagtgttgcttgcctcgaagcaagcataataggcatttagctcatctagtaggcttgcgtcactgggcagctcaagTCTAGGTTTCCCTTTGTTgaccgtaatagttttcaagccctgccacatccaacgcgTGTCAGGGCCGGTGTAGTAGGAGGTGAAGGTGGTAAAGTGGTGTAAAAGAATATATACTGTTCTGTGTGCTTTAGTCCAGGTAGTGGTCATTAACAAAATGTCTTGTTAATTCAAATGCAGAAAAACcagaaaataaatataaaatataaataaataaatagtaaatACATTAATAAAAACATAATTAGACTAATAATTTAGAAAATATCTAAAACTAAAATGAATTTCACAAGTTTGTGTGAAATTTCAACTGTTTTTTTACGAGGTATTACTTGTGTAAGACTGAAAAGAAGACAAACCCTGAGTACTCAGGCTTAACTTGTATACAAGCTCAGTCCTGTGAGATCATCAGGAAGCAGACTCCGGATCTTCCCTGATTGTCCATGTTGTTGTGCTTTGGCGTGTGAGGCTGCAATTATATCCTTTAACTTCAGCTGAAGCCAGTCTTGTCTCTCCCCCACCTGCTTGTGTACTCCCACGTTGTGCATGAGCTGGACCTCACTGATGGACCTCTTTCTGTTGGTCAGAGAATAACCATTGCAACCCGTTTTAATTGAGGTGACTTAGAATACAGGACACAACAAAGAAATTAAATGCCATTGAGGAATAAACCACAGTATGAAATGCAACACACAAAATTGCATTTCGACAGTTAAGTCGGTCAACTTACCTCATTGGTCTCGCCTCTGTGTGTAAACTGCAGAGGACAATTATCAAAACAATTTTGTCCAAAGATCTGATGGAAAGCATATTGATTGCCTGAAAAATTAAGAACATGTCTCAGCAATCTTCTATGAACTTATTTAACTCATTATTACAAGTAAATCTGTTTTCAATAAAGGTCAGTAACATGTCTATCTCTTTAACTCTGTGGTAAGACAATGCTTCACATTTAATATAAGTTAAGACAGTTATTAAATGTATCTTAGATTATCAATATCAGATTACAACATTTATTGCAAACTTTTACTTACCAGTTTCTGCCTGAGTTAATTCCACAAAGTTTAGATATGTTTTTCTATAATGTTTGGAGGGGCCAGTCGAGCTGGTTGATCAGTCTTTTATAAGTGCTTAGAGTAACTCTCCCTCCTTTTTATACAGTAGCCCTCCCCTGGTCATTGATGAGCCACTTTCATTAGTGATGTTGATGTCACCCGTTCAGTGCAGGCATCTGCATGACGACATCTCCACCAACACTCACCACTAATTCAGCTTTCAGCACCTCTGCCAAGAGCCCTACTGGTCACACTGCTTTTGAACCTATTCCATGGTTGTCCATGACACTGAACAAGAGGGACTACTTCAATTAAATCTCTATCTATTCATCTACCAAACTGCAGAAACTTGGGATGTGATGAAAGTTTTTGATATTGAtgtctttattttttttgctgTATGTAACAGAGCTTTGCTATCCTCAGATTACCCAGAGTTACTGTCTCTGGCTGTCATCTAAATATAGAAACAAGGTTTATTTACTGCAAGCATGTAAAGGGTATATGAGGCCTTGAAGTGAAAAAGTGCTGTTGGACCACCGCAAAAGCAAATGCTCAATGGAACCCATCCACAGACCGTTTATTGGTAACTTTGGCGAGGAGAACATTTCTTTGGAGACAGCCGTTGGTATTTCAACACATTAGAAAGCTAAATGTGCTGAGAGAGATGTGCCCAGGCTGGGACGTCTAAATTGTACTCTGACTTCAGACTTCGACTTTGGACCAGTGAAGAGAGTTCCGTCACTCTCTACACACTTCCTGTAAAGGTAGCAATGTGAGGGTGAAAGAGCATAGCATCCACTTGCGTTTACTCTTGGTATTCACAGCATCAGGTGAATTTATCTTGCAGCATGCTATTATGCAGtgtgttcagaaagtattcacacaccttgactttttatgcattttattgtgttacagcatatatttaaaatatatacaatttagtttttgttttgtcactggcctgcacacaacaccccataatgtcaaagtggaattatgttcaaaatttgaaaaacacctgaaatctgaaatgtcttgactcaataagtattcaaccactttgttgTGGCAAGCCTATgtatgttcaggagtaaacatttgcaaGTCACATATTAAGTTGCCTGGACTACTGTcatctgtgtgcaataatattgtttaacatgatttttgaatgactacctcatctctgtaccccacacatacaattatctgcaaatgtccctcagtcgagtcgtgaatttcaaacaaagattcaaccccaaataccagggaggttttccaatgcctcacatagggcacctattggtagaagggtataaataaataaaagcagtCATTGAATATCCTTTTGGGTATGGTGAAGTTAAAAATTACACTTTGgaatgatgtatcaatacacccagtcactacaaagatgcaggtgtccttcctaactcagtcgcCGGAGAGGGagtaaaccgctcagggatttcatcatgaggccaatggggacCTTAAAACAGTTCATGGCTGTGATAggtgaaaactgaggatggatcaacaactttGTAGTTAGTCCACAATTGGACTaattgaaaagaaggaagcctgtacagaataaaaatatcccaaaacatgcatcctgtttgcaataaggcactaaagtaatactgcaaaaaatgcggcaaagcaattcactttttgttctgaatacaaagtgttatgtctgggacaaatccaatacaacacattactgagtaccactctccatattctcaagcatagtggtggctgcatcatgttatgggtatgcttgtaattgtatGGAATGGAtcgtttttcaggataaaaaagaagcggaatggagctaagcacaggcaaaatcctagaggaaaacttgtttcagtctgctttccaccagaagCTGCacacattttgaaaaacatattttcactttgtcattaagggTTTATCGTGTGCAGATGGGTGAGAACAAAAATctctttaatccattttgaattcaggctgtaacacaacaaaatctgtTAGAAATTATTTCTATATACATTTGAAATATATTATAAGCACAAGATATTTAGCTACATAGAACACCACTGTTATATTGAGGTCTTTAGTTTGGCCTACCTGTGCCTTACATGATCTATGGGTGGTGGATAACCTTGTCATACTTTCACAGGACACATTAGGTAACCATGAGATAGGTTTTCTAAATGTGGAAGAGGAATGGCTATGCCATGACAGAAGGACCAGAAGGAGTAGGTCCCACAAAAGGAACAATATCGAGCTGTCACAAGATGACCTCTTTACAGTAGCCTTGGGTGGATCTCTTACAATGTCTTGTTACATATTCTCATAACATATTATGTTTAATAGGAATACTGATTTTAATAGGACACCTGCTCCACCCCTCATGAATCCAGTCACTGTTCGGTATTGTTGTACAGATAAAAGTTCAGAATCCTGCTCAAAGGTCAAAGGTTGATTTATGTGATGGCTGTCATTTAAGTGGGCGGTACCTTGCCGGCTTGGCCGCCACTACACATAAGCTACATAAACGGGACCGGCGGCCACTAGgggccccccccccaaaaaaaatcagtcactgacagtcactcaattagcccatgtcagctaacatttttagattggtaatTTAGTCTAGCCATCAATCTAAAGGTGGATGGGTAAAACAAAACttcacttagggcccccaaaaggcaaGGGCTATGGGTCAGTGTGGTGTGAtgtgagaggtagaggaggtggaggaggagaaggaagaagaggaggaggcgggGAACAATGCTGTTAACTAAGGCTGAGTCGTTTGTCCATAAATCCTATACATCTTGCACGTAAACAGCTTAAATTGCTCTCTACCTGTGTGCTCTGCTGgaaaggataggcttggacacgTGTGCTATACCCGACCAACTTGCTCTCATTACCTCATGTGGGGACAATGTGAACCATCCTACTAATGGTATGCCCCTGCAGTGGTGTGCAGGGGGACTCGACAGGGATTAAGGTGAAGAATTGCTTACAAACCATTAACTTTGGTCACCCCATGACACAATGACAGCAACACAAATCACGCAGGGTTCCTTTCTAAATTTGTATCTTTTATCCAGATAAGTAGAACAAAATAAATCTATATTTAAATGTTTgtgtacattgttttcactaagGATGGATACATTATCATTCCTTAACATGGTATGAAAAAAATGTGGAGGAAAAGTCTGTATAAGTCAAATGTACTATAATAtggtagtttaaaaaaaatcttatgTCAATGTTCCTTTTATCATATATTGTTTTGTATAATTGATGTTCTGTTCATACTGCATGTCCCCAGCAGGGGACTGAAACAGGTCTCTCACCTCTGCATTGTTTCTCCAAGGCTATGCGAAGCCATACCAGCTATCCTTGCTTTCCCTGAAATCTATAAATGGACCTCTATTTTTCAAGAAATGAGGTCACTACACTTGTATTTATAATTTGACAAAATAGGATATATTTAGATGGTCTACAT encodes the following:
- the LOC135504000 gene encoding parathyroid hormone-like, with amino-acid sequence MLSIRSLDKIVLIIVLCSLHTEARPMRKRSISEVQLMHNVGVHKQVGERQDWLQLKLKDIIAASHAKAQQHGQSGKIRSLLPDDLTGLSLYTS